A single genomic interval of Lathyrus oleraceus cultivar Zhongwan6 chromosome 7, CAAS_Psat_ZW6_1.0, whole genome shotgun sequence harbors:
- the LOC127101175 gene encoding probable methyltransferase At1g29790, with amino-acid sequence MGFTFSTMTLNLLLLIAMVATNILSLYHLSTTLQSPKSSPKPLPQIPDELLRQLHTIRATINHLTRLQDTNPNPNTKSSIPSDLLLYSHLSPIASSCHNHPDLLHKYMTYTPFSLCPSDSELAESLILRGCHPLPRRRCFSPTPKKQTPSSSFPHNPFPSSLPDSSVIWDRYSCKSFDCLNRQNPNLGFQPSRETSKFTTYTSDLDLPVQQLLQIAKSAKSVLRLGLDVGGGTGSFAAAMKLRNVTVVTTTMNVVAPYSEAVALRGLVPLHVPLQQRLPIFDGVVDIVRCGRAVNRWIPATMLEFLLFDVDRVLRGGGYLWLDHFFSKGVDLEKVYAPLIGKLGYKKVKWATGNKTDAGGVKNGELYLTVLLQKPLSR; translated from the coding sequence ATGGGTTTCACATTCAGTACCATGACTCTGAATCTTCTTCTCCTAATAGCAATGGTAGCCACCAACATTCTCTCACTCTACCACCTCTCAACAACACTCCAATCTCCCAAATCCTCCCCTAAACCACTTCCACAAATCCCCGACGAACTCCTCCGTCAACTTCACACCATACGCGCCACCATTAACCACCTCACGCGCCTCCAAGACACCAACCCCAATCCCAACACCAAATCCTCAATCCCTTCAGATCTATTGCTATACTCACACCTCTCTCCAATTGCTTCATCCTGTCACAATCACCCCGATCTTCTTCACAAGTACATGACATACACACCCTTCTCTCTTTGTCCTTCCGATTCCGAACTCGCGGAATCGTTAATTCTTCGCGGCTGTCACCCACTCCCTCGCCGTCGTTGTTTCTCTCCGACGCCGAAGAAACAAACTCCGTCGAGTTCGTTTCCTCATAACCCTTTCCCCTCTTCTCTCCCTGATTCCTCTGTCATTTGGGATCGTTACTCATGCAAATCCTTCGATTGTCTTAACCGCCAAAACCCTAATCTCGGATTCCAACCCTCTCGTGAAACTTCCAAGTTCACCACTTACACTTCCGACTTGGATCTACCCGTTCAACAGCTTCTCCAGATCGCGAAATCGGCGAAATCGGTTCTCCGTCTCGGCCTCGACGTCGGCGGAGGTACAGGATCATTCGCCGCTGCGATGAAACTCCGGAATGTTACTGTGGTGACAACCACGATGAATGTTGTGGCACCTTACAGTGAGGCTGTTGCGTTGAGGGGGCTTGTGCCGCTTCATGTGCCGTTGCAGCAGAGGTTGCCGATTTTCGACGGTGTTGTGGATATTGTTCGGTGTGGGCGGGCGGTGAACAGGTGGATACCGGCGACAATGTTGGAGTTTTTGTTGTTTGATGTTGATAGAGTGTTGAGAGGTGGAGGGTATTTGTGGTTGGATCATTTTTTCAGTAAGGGTGTGGATCTTGAGAAAGTTTATGCGCCTTTGATTGGGAAATTAGGCTACAAGAAGGTGAAGTGGGCGACCGGGAATAAGACTGATGCTGGTGGTGTCAAGAATGGGGAGCTTTACTTGACTGTATTGTTGCAGAAGCCTCTCTCAAGATGA